The following coding sequences are from one Streptomyces angustmyceticus window:
- a CDS encoding TetR/AcrR family transcriptional regulator, whose product MPGPVRRPRRRLSQPREQVLAAAMATIAAEGLDRLTMAGLGREVGMSSGHILYYFGTKDELLLQTLQWSEEQLGTERRAALSRRVPARERLDALVDLYLPEGHRDPRWTLWLEVWNRSQSADDETRERQLDLELAWHRDLVALLVEGISKGEFRPVDAERFATRARALLDGFGTHLVVGLPGTDREQARDHIREFLDESLTA is encoded by the coding sequence GTGCCCGGTCCCGTGCGCCGCCCCCGGCGCCGGCTCAGCCAGCCCCGTGAGCAGGTCCTCGCCGCGGCGATGGCGACCATCGCCGCGGAGGGCCTGGACCGGCTGACCATGGCCGGCCTGGGCCGCGAGGTCGGCATGAGCAGCGGCCACATCCTGTACTACTTCGGTACGAAGGACGAGCTGCTGCTGCAGACCCTCCAGTGGAGCGAGGAGCAGCTCGGCACCGAGCGCCGGGCCGCCCTCTCCCGCCGCGTCCCCGCCCGCGAACGGCTGGACGCCCTGGTCGACCTCTACCTCCCCGAAGGCCACCGCGACCCGCGCTGGACGCTGTGGCTGGAGGTGTGGAACCGCTCCCAGAGCGCCGACGACGAGACCCGCGAGCGCCAGCTCGACCTCGAACTCGCCTGGCACCGCGACCTGGTGGCGCTCCTCGTCGAAGGCATCTCCAAGGGCGAGTTCCGCCCCGTGGACGCCGAACGCTTCGCCACCCGCGCCCGCGCCCTCCTCGACGGCTTCGGCACCCACCTCGTCGTCGGCCTGCCGGGCACCGACCGGGAGCAGGCACGCGACCACATACGGGAGTTCCTGGACGAGTCGCTGACCGCCTGA
- a CDS encoding agmatine deiminase family protein: MSTPAADGFRMPPEWARHERTWMAWPGPNFTFGEEGGETLAAARRAWAAVARAVRRFEPVTVVAGPGQSEGARALLGADIDLVERPLNDAWMRDIGPTFLTDGRGRLAAADWVFNGWGAQEWARWDLDEKIAEQVCRLSGARRYATGLVNEGGGIHVDGEGTVLLTETVQLDPGRNPGRTQADVEAEIHAHLGTTKAIWLPRGLTADYGQFGTRGHVDIVAAFARPGTVLVHTQPDPGHPDHAIGAETAKLLRASTDARGRRLEVVEVPAPTVVEEDGELVDYSYINHYLCNDGVVLCGFDDPRDEEAAAIFRRLFPGRTVTLVDARTIFAAGGGIHCITQQQPMA; the protein is encoded by the coding sequence ATGAGCACCCCTGCCGCCGACGGCTTCCGCATGCCCCCGGAGTGGGCCCGTCACGAGCGCACCTGGATGGCCTGGCCAGGACCCAACTTCACGTTCGGCGAGGAGGGCGGCGAGACGCTGGCCGCGGCCCGCCGCGCCTGGGCCGCGGTCGCGCGCGCGGTGCGCCGCTTCGAGCCGGTCACCGTCGTCGCGGGACCGGGCCAGTCGGAGGGCGCCCGCGCGCTCCTCGGCGCGGACATCGACCTCGTCGAGCGCCCGCTGAACGACGCCTGGATGCGCGACATCGGCCCCACCTTCCTCACCGACGGCAGGGGCCGTCTCGCCGCGGCCGACTGGGTGTTCAACGGCTGGGGCGCCCAGGAGTGGGCCCGCTGGGACCTCGACGAGAAGATCGCCGAGCAGGTCTGCCGGCTGTCCGGCGCCCGCCGCTACGCCACCGGCCTGGTCAACGAGGGCGGCGGCATCCACGTCGACGGCGAGGGGACGGTCCTGCTCACCGAGACCGTCCAGCTCGACCCGGGCCGCAACCCCGGCCGTACACAGGCGGACGTCGAGGCCGAGATCCACGCCCACCTCGGCACCACCAAGGCGATCTGGCTGCCGCGCGGCCTCACCGCCGACTACGGGCAGTTCGGCACCCGCGGCCATGTCGACATCGTCGCCGCCTTCGCCCGCCCCGGCACCGTGCTCGTCCACACCCAGCCCGACCCCGGCCACCCCGACCACGCGATCGGCGCCGAGACCGCCAAGCTGCTGCGGGCCTCGACCGACGCCAGGGGCCGGCGGCTGGAGGTCGTCGAGGTACCCGCGCCGACCGTCGTCGAGGAGGACGGCGAGCTGGTCGACTACTCCTACATCAACCACTACCTCTGCAACGATGGCGTGGTGCTGTGCGGTTTCGACGACCCCCGGGACGAGGAGGCGGCGGCGATCTTCCGCCGGCTCTTCCCCGGGCGGACGGTGACCCTGGTCGACGCCCGTACGATCTTCGCAGCGGGTGGCGGCATCCACTGCATCACCCAGCAGCAGCCCATGGCCTGA
- a CDS encoding urease subunit alpha → MTGTIDPHEYASVHGPRAGDRVVLGDSGLVVRVESDSQRPGDEFLAGFGKTARDGLHLKAAAVRETCDVVISNVLVIDAVQGIRKVSIGIREGRIHAIGRAGNPDTLDGVDVVVGTGTSIVSGEGMIATAGAVDTHVHLLSPRVMEASLASGVTTIIGQEFGPVWGVGVNSPWALGHAFGAFDAWPVNIGFLGRGSSSGDAPLVEALAEGGACGFKVHEDMGAHARALDTALRVAEDHDVQVALHSDGLNECLTVEDTLRVLDGRTIHAFHIEGCGGGHVPNVLKMAGVPNVIGSSTNPTLPFGRDAVAEHYGMIVSVHDLKTDLPGDAAMARDRIRAGTMGAEDVLHDLGAIGITSSDAQGMGRAGETVRRTFAMAGKMKAELGPLEGDGPHDDNARVLRYVAKLTLNPAIAHGLSHEIGSIEVGKMADIVLWKPQYFGAKPQLVLKSGFPAYGVTGDPNAATDTCEPLVLGPQFGAHGATPAEISVAFVARAAAEQGGDHLPTRRRRVAVRGTRGIGPGDLVHNSRIGQVQVDGHSGLVTLDGDPMRSAPADTVSLSRLYFL, encoded by the coding sequence ATGACCGGGACCATCGACCCCCACGAGTACGCGTCGGTGCACGGCCCGCGGGCCGGCGACCGGGTCGTCCTCGGCGACTCGGGCCTCGTCGTCCGCGTCGAGTCCGACTCCCAGCGGCCCGGCGACGAGTTCCTCGCGGGCTTCGGCAAGACCGCCAGGGACGGGCTGCACCTCAAGGCCGCCGCGGTCCGCGAGACCTGCGACGTGGTGATCAGCAATGTGCTGGTCATCGACGCCGTCCAGGGCATCCGCAAGGTCTCGATCGGCATCCGCGAGGGCCGGATCCACGCCATAGGGCGGGCCGGCAACCCCGACACCCTCGACGGCGTCGATGTCGTCGTCGGCACCGGCACCTCGATCGTCTCCGGCGAGGGCATGATCGCCACCGCGGGCGCCGTCGACACCCATGTCCATCTGCTCTCGCCCCGCGTCATGGAGGCCTCGCTGGCCTCCGGCGTGACCACGATCATCGGCCAGGAGTTCGGGCCGGTCTGGGGCGTCGGCGTCAACTCCCCCTGGGCGCTGGGGCACGCCTTCGGCGCGTTCGACGCCTGGCCGGTCAACATCGGCTTCCTGGGCCGCGGTTCCTCCTCCGGCGACGCCCCGCTCGTCGAGGCGCTCGCCGAGGGCGGCGCCTGCGGCTTCAAGGTGCACGAGGACATGGGCGCGCACGCCCGCGCCCTGGACACCGCGCTGCGGGTCGCCGAGGACCACGACGTCCAGGTCGCGCTGCACAGCGACGGCCTCAACGAATGCCTCACCGTCGAGGACACCCTGCGGGTGCTGGACGGCCGGACCATCCACGCCTTCCACATCGAGGGCTGCGGCGGCGGCCACGTCCCCAACGTCCTGAAGATGGCCGGCGTCCCCAACGTCATCGGCTCCTCCACCAACCCCACCCTCCCCTTCGGGCGGGACGCGGTCGCCGAGCACTACGGAATGATCGTCTCGGTCCACGACCTGAAGACCGATCTGCCGGGCGACGCCGCGATGGCCCGCGACCGCATCCGGGCGGGCACGATGGGCGCCGAGGACGTGCTGCACGACCTCGGGGCGATCGGCATCACCTCCTCCGACGCCCAGGGCATGGGCCGCGCGGGCGAGACCGTCCGCCGCACCTTCGCGATGGCGGGCAAGATGAAGGCCGAACTCGGCCCGCTGGAGGGTGACGGCCCGCACGACGACAACGCCCGCGTGCTGCGCTACGTCGCCAAGCTGACCCTCAACCCCGCCATCGCGCACGGCCTTTCGCACGAGATCGGGTCCATCGAGGTCGGCAAGATGGCCGACATCGTGCTGTGGAAGCCGCAGTACTTCGGCGCCAAGCCGCAACTGGTGCTGAAGTCCGGCTTCCCCGCCTACGGCGTCACCGGCGACCCCAACGCCGCCACCGACACCTGCGAACCCCTGGTGCTCGGCCCGCAGTTCGGCGCGCACGGGGCGACCCCCGCCGAGATCTCCGTCGCCTTCGTCGCCCGCGCCGCGGCCGAACAGGGCGGTGACCACCTGCCCACCCGCCGCCGCCGGGTCGCCGTCCGCGGCACCCGCGGCATCGGCCCCGGCGACCTCGTCCACAACTCCCGTATCGGGCAGGTGCAGGTGGACGGGCACAGCGGCCTGGTCACCCTCGACGGCGACCCGATGCGCTCGGCGCCGGCCGACACCGTCTCGCTCTCGCGCCTGTACTTCCTGTAA
- the ureA gene encoding urease subunit gamma, whose protein sequence is MRLTPTERDRLLLFGAAELARTRRARGLKLNVPEATALIADTVCEAARDGRRLAQAIEAARGVLGPDDVLPGVADVVTEVHVEAVFDDGSRLAVVTDPIGAGAPADGSDRAPAPGAVLPGPAGPEPVPALRLTVRNTATVPVSVTSHFHFFEANPRLDFDRAAAYGMRLCVPAGSSVRFDPGGAEEVGLVPIGGDRIAIGFAGLVDGPLDAPGAKTEALRRAAACGYLGAEEQA, encoded by the coding sequence ATGCGGTTGACCCCGACGGAACGCGACCGGCTGCTGCTGTTCGGCGCGGCCGAACTGGCGCGGACGCGCCGGGCCCGCGGACTGAAGCTGAACGTGCCCGAGGCGACCGCGTTGATCGCGGACACGGTCTGCGAGGCGGCGCGGGACGGGCGCCGCCTCGCGCAGGCCATCGAGGCGGCACGCGGCGTGCTCGGCCCGGACGATGTGCTGCCGGGCGTGGCCGATGTCGTCACCGAGGTGCATGTGGAGGCCGTCTTCGACGACGGCTCCCGGCTCGCGGTGGTCACCGACCCGATCGGCGCCGGCGCCCCGGCCGACGGGAGCGACCGGGCGCCCGCGCCCGGGGCGGTGCTGCCCGGACCGGCCGGCCCGGAGCCGGTGCCCGCGCTCCGTCTCACCGTGCGCAACACCGCGACGGTGCCGGTCAGCGTCACCTCGCACTTCCACTTCTTCGAGGCCAATCCCCGGCTGGACTTCGACCGGGCCGCCGCCTACGGCATGCGGCTGTGCGTCCCGGCCGGCTCGTCGGTGCGGTTCGACCCCGGAGGCGCCGAGGAGGTGGGCCTGGTCCCGATCGGCGGCGACCGGATCGCGATCGGCTTCGCCGGTCTGGTGGACGGCCCGCTGGACGCACCGGGCGCGAAGACCGAAGCGCTGCGGCGGGCCGCCGCCTGCGGCTACCTGGGAGCGGAGGAGCAGGCATGA
- a CDS encoding cytosine permease: MPIEQRGVDTIPDEERTSGPRDLISILLGSNLALGVVIFGWLPVSFGLGFWPSVTSLAAGTVVGTLLTAPLALVSLRSATNLSTSSGAHFGVRGRLIGSVIGLLLSLGYTALTLWVGGDAVVGCLHRLTGLPAGGTTYALVYALLAGATAVGAVYGYRVLLRLSKVLAIGLTVLLAVGVVAYAGTFTTAAPHAGGYLLGGFWQTWLLAAVSAGLSGPIAFITLLGDYSRYISPLRHSPRKVFGATCLGLVAGLLVPQLFGTFTALAVGAGEDYAGPLVAGAPFWYLAPLLLNASAGSVGNSGLMLYSMGLDLDAILPRATRAQATYVVAALSTALVYAGHFLWAAQDAMTSFVLLMTAVGTPWAVITVIGFARCRGVYDPESLQVYNRGTRGGVYWYRAGWNVRATTAWALGSAVGLLGVDTPFYQGPLLPVTGGIDISFLLAAAVGGLAHLALCARDPRPVAALRAAPPAAGAAAPAKAPAEAG; this comes from the coding sequence ATGCCGATCGAACAACGCGGAGTCGACACCATCCCGGACGAGGAACGCACCAGCGGCCCTCGCGACCTGATCTCGATCCTGCTCGGGTCGAACCTCGCCCTCGGCGTGGTGATCTTCGGCTGGCTCCCGGTCTCCTTCGGGCTCGGCTTCTGGCCCTCGGTGACCTCCCTGGCGGCGGGCACCGTCGTGGGCACCCTGCTGACCGCCCCGCTCGCGCTGGTCTCGCTGCGCAGCGCCACCAACCTGTCCACCAGCAGCGGCGCCCACTTCGGCGTGCGCGGCCGGCTCATCGGCTCGGTCATCGGCCTGCTGCTGTCGCTGGGCTACACCGCGCTGACCCTGTGGGTCGGCGGCGACGCGGTCGTCGGCTGCCTGCACCGCCTGACCGGGCTGCCGGCGGGCGGCACGACCTACGCGCTGGTCTACGCCCTGCTGGCGGGCGCCACCGCGGTCGGCGCGGTCTACGGCTACCGGGTGCTGCTGCGGCTGAGCAAGGTGCTCGCCATCGGGCTGACCGTGCTGCTGGCCGTCGGCGTCGTCGCGTACGCGGGCACCTTCACCACCGCCGCGCCGCACGCCGGCGGCTATCTGCTCGGCGGCTTCTGGCAGACCTGGCTGCTGGCCGCGGTCTCCGCCGGGCTCAGCGGCCCCATCGCGTTCATCACCCTGCTCGGCGACTACAGCCGCTACATCTCCCCCCTCCGGCACAGCCCGCGCAAGGTCTTCGGCGCCACCTGCCTGGGCCTGGTGGCCGGGCTCCTGGTGCCGCAGCTCTTCGGCACGTTCACGGCGCTCGCCGTCGGCGCGGGCGAGGACTACGCGGGGCCGCTGGTGGCCGGCGCCCCGTTCTGGTACCTGGCGCCGCTGCTGCTCAACGCCTCGGCCGGCTCGGTCGGCAACTCCGGCCTGATGCTCTACAGCATGGGCCTCGACCTGGACGCGATCCTGCCGCGCGCCACCCGCGCCCAGGCCACCTACGTCGTCGCCGCGCTCTCGACCGCGCTGGTCTACGCCGGCCACTTCCTGTGGGCCGCCCAGGACGCGATGACCTCCTTCGTCCTGCTGATGACGGCCGTCGGCACCCCCTGGGCGGTGATCACCGTGATCGGCTTCGCCCGCTGCCGCGGCGTCTACGACCCGGAGTCCCTGCAGGTCTACAACCGCGGCACCCGTGGCGGCGTGTACTGGTACCGGGCGGGCTGGAACGTCCGGGCCACCACCGCCTGGGCACTGGGCTCGGCGGTCGGCCTGCTGGGGGTGGACACGCCCTTCTACCAGGGGCCGCTGCTCCCCGTGACCGGCGGTATCGACATCAGCTTCCTGCTCGCCGCGGCCGTGGGCGGCCTCGCCCACCTCGCCCTCTGCGCCCGGGACCCGCGCCCGGTCGCGGCGCTGCGCGCGGCGCCGCCCGCCGCCGGGGCCGCCGCCCCGGCGAAGGCCCCCGCGGAGGCCGGCTGA
- a CDS encoding branched-chain amino acid aminotransferase yields MTTPTIELKPSSHPLSDAEREKILAAPGFGRHFTDHMVTIKWTEGRGWHDGQLVPYGPLSLDPATNVLHYAQEIFEGLKAYRQPDGSVATFRPDANARRFQASARRLAMPELPVETFIEACDLLVQQDKDWVPAHGGEESLYLRPFMIATEVGLGVKPANEYLFVVIASPAGAYFAGGVKPVSIWLSENRVRAVPGGMGDAKTGGNYAASLLAQAEAAAHGCDQVAYLDAVEHKWVEELGGMNLYFVYGDKIVTPTLTGSLLAGVTRDSLLSVARDLGYTSEEARVSIDQWRADTENGTLTEVFACGTAAVITPVGTVKSAGGEWTQSGGEPGKVTLKLRDALLDVQRGIAEDKHGWMHPLG; encoded by the coding sequence ATGACGACGCCCACGATCGAGCTCAAGCCCTCCTCGCACCCGCTCTCCGACGCGGAGCGGGAGAAGATCCTGGCCGCCCCCGGCTTCGGCCGCCACTTCACCGACCACATGGTGACGATCAAGTGGACCGAGGGCCGCGGCTGGCACGACGGGCAGCTGGTGCCGTACGGGCCGCTCTCCCTCGACCCGGCGACCAACGTCCTGCACTACGCGCAGGAGATCTTCGAGGGCCTCAAGGCCTACCGGCAGCCCGACGGCTCCGTCGCCACGTTCCGCCCCGACGCCAACGCCCGGCGCTTCCAGGCCTCCGCGCGCCGGCTGGCCATGCCGGAGCTGCCCGTCGAGACCTTCATCGAGGCCTGTGACCTGCTCGTCCAGCAGGACAAGGACTGGGTGCCGGCGCACGGCGGCGAGGAGTCGCTCTACCTGCGCCCCTTCATGATCGCGACCGAGGTCGGCCTGGGCGTGAAGCCCGCCAACGAGTACCTCTTCGTGGTCATCGCCTCGCCCGCCGGCGCGTACTTCGCCGGCGGCGTCAAGCCCGTCTCCATCTGGCTGTCCGAGAACCGGGTGCGCGCCGTCCCCGGCGGCATGGGCGACGCCAAGACCGGCGGCAACTACGCCGCGTCGCTGCTGGCGCAGGCGGAGGCCGCCGCGCACGGCTGTGACCAGGTCGCCTACCTCGACGCCGTGGAGCACAAGTGGGTCGAGGAGCTCGGCGGCATGAACCTGTACTTCGTGTACGGCGACAAGATCGTCACCCCCACGCTGACCGGCTCGCTCCTCGCCGGCGTCACCCGTGACTCCCTGCTGTCCGTCGCCCGCGACCTGGGCTACACGTCGGAGGAGGCCCGGGTCTCCATCGACCAGTGGCGGGCCGACACCGAGAACGGCACGCTCACCGAGGTCTTCGCCTGCGGCACGGCCGCCGTGATCACCCCGGTCGGCACGGTCAAGAGCGCGGGCGGCGAGTGGACCCAGTCCGGCGGCGAGCCCGGCAAGGTCACGCTGAAGCTGCGGGACGCGCTCCTCGACGTCCAGCGCGGCATCGCCGAGGACAAGCACGGCTGGATGCACCCGCTGGGCTGA
- a CDS encoding 3-isopropylmalate dehydrogenase → MSRSIRLAVIPGDGIGQEVVAQGLKVLTAVLPQDVKLETQEYDLGARRWHATGETLPDEELESLKRHDAILLGAIGDPSVPSGVLERGLLLKLRFAFDHFVNLRPSKLFPNTATPLAGRPDIDFVVVREGTEGPYTGNGGSLRTGTPAEVATEVSLNTAYGVERVVRDAYERANARPRKKLTLVHKNNVLVYAGHMWKNIFDKVGQEYPEVTTDYLHVDAATIFFVTQPERFDVIVTDNLFGDILTDLAAAVTGGIGLAASGNINPTGEFPSMFEPVHGSAPDIAGTGKADPTATILSVALLLNHLGYAPQAARIEEAVAADLEARGDAPRSTDEIGDALAARVAG, encoded by the coding sequence ATGTCTCGCAGCATTCGCCTCGCAGTGATCCCCGGTGACGGTATCGGCCAGGAAGTCGTGGCCCAGGGCCTGAAGGTCCTGACCGCGGTCCTCCCGCAGGACGTCAAGCTGGAAACCCAGGAGTACGACCTCGGCGCCCGGCGATGGCACGCGACCGGTGAGACCCTGCCCGACGAGGAGCTGGAGTCGCTCAAGCGGCACGACGCGATCCTGCTCGGCGCGATCGGCGACCCGTCCGTGCCCTCCGGGGTACTGGAGCGCGGTCTGCTGCTCAAGCTCCGCTTCGCCTTCGACCACTTCGTGAACCTGCGCCCGTCGAAGCTCTTCCCGAACACCGCCACGCCGCTCGCCGGCCGCCCCGACATCGACTTCGTGGTCGTCCGTGAGGGCACCGAGGGCCCGTACACCGGCAACGGCGGCAGCCTGCGCACCGGCACCCCCGCCGAGGTCGCCACCGAGGTCAGCCTCAACACCGCCTACGGCGTCGAGCGCGTGGTCCGCGACGCCTACGAGCGGGCCAACGCCCGCCCGCGCAAGAAGCTGACGCTGGTGCACAAGAACAACGTCCTGGTCTACGCGGGCCATATGTGGAAGAACATCTTCGACAAGGTCGGCCAGGAGTACCCCGAGGTCACCACCGACTACCTGCACGTCGACGCCGCGACGATCTTCTTCGTCACCCAGCCCGAGCGGTTCGACGTGATCGTCACCGACAACCTCTTCGGCGACATCCTCACCGACCTCGCCGCGGCCGTCACCGGCGGCATCGGCCTGGCCGCCTCCGGGAACATCAACCCGACCGGCGAGTTCCCCTCGATGTTCGAGCCCGTGCACGGCTCCGCACCGGACATCGCGGGCACCGGCAAGGCCGACCCCACGGCGACGATCCTCTCCGTGGCCCTGCTGCTGAACCACCTCGGCTACGCGCCGCAGGCCGCCCGCATCGAGGAGGCCGTGGCCGCCGACCTGGAAGCCCGGGGAGACGCGCCGCGCAGCACGGACGAGATCGGCGACGCCCTCGCCGCACGCGTAGCGGGCTGA
- a CDS encoding purple acid phosphatase family protein, which translates to MTGNTRGTHPPSHTPRVGIPERLAARMTMPEQHDYLRTKLSRRGLLRTSAATAGAVAGSGLLAGSAQATPTLLASPATAGVDGAVVAPFGRHLAFGADPRSQMRVSWQVPFAVRRPYLRVGTEPWDLGRRIEAEVRDLHTPALSAKLPAVQQYYLHAALDGLRPGTTYYYGVGHDGFDPADPRHFSTIGTFRTAPARPEKFVFTAFGDQGVSYHALANDQLILGQNPSFHLHAGDICYADTDGDGSEHDAYDARVWDQFLAQTESVAKSVPWMVTTGNHDMEAWYSPHGYGGQQARWTLPGNGPDAEHAPGVYSFTYGNTAVVALDANDVSYEIPANQGYTGGRQTRWLDRRLAELRATDGIDFLVVFFHHCAFSTTNSHASDGGVRDAWLPLFDKHQVDLVINGHNHIYERTDALKAGRVTKKMPIGESVDTTREGLVYVTAGGAGRALYDFPVPDSYEGHVKDVDHVDTYHWAKGQVKNKDTVEWSRVRYTGFSFIAVEVSPGHRPRMKVTALAESGERIDHFEVTRSPAR; encoded by the coding sequence ATGACTGGAAACACCCGGGGCACCCACCCGCCCTCGCACACCCCGCGCGTCGGCATTCCGGAGCGGCTGGCGGCCCGGATGACCATGCCCGAGCAGCACGACTACCTCCGTACGAAGCTGAGCCGCCGCGGTCTGCTGCGCACCTCGGCCGCGACCGCCGGGGCCGTCGCGGGATCCGGTCTGCTGGCCGGTTCGGCCCAGGCCACCCCGACCCTGCTGGCCTCCCCCGCCACCGCCGGCGTCGACGGTGCGGTGGTCGCCCCGTTCGGCCGCCACCTGGCCTTCGGCGCCGACCCCAGGAGCCAGATGCGGGTGAGCTGGCAGGTGCCGTTCGCGGTCAGGCGGCCGTACCTGCGGGTGGGGACCGAGCCGTGGGACCTGGGGCGCAGGATCGAGGCCGAGGTGCGCGACCTGCACACCCCCGCGCTGTCCGCGAAGCTGCCCGCCGTGCAGCAGTACTACCTGCATGCCGCGCTGGACGGGCTGCGCCCGGGAACGACGTACTACTACGGCGTGGGCCACGACGGCTTCGACCCCGCCGACCCGCGCCACTTCTCCACCATCGGCACCTTCCGTACCGCCCCGGCCCGGCCCGAGAAGTTCGTCTTCACCGCCTTCGGCGACCAGGGCGTGAGCTACCACGCCCTCGCCAACGACCAGTTGATCCTGGGTCAGAACCCGTCCTTCCACCTGCACGCCGGTGACATCTGCTACGCGGACACCGACGGCGACGGCTCCGAGCACGACGCCTACGACGCCCGGGTGTGGGACCAGTTCCTCGCGCAGACCGAGTCGGTGGCCAAGTCCGTGCCGTGGATGGTGACCACCGGCAACCACGACATGGAGGCCTGGTACTCCCCCCACGGCTACGGCGGCCAGCAGGCCCGCTGGACGCTGCCCGGCAACGGCCCGGACGCCGAGCACGCCCCCGGCGTCTACTCCTTCACCTACGGCAACACCGCGGTCGTCGCCCTGGACGCCAACGACGTGTCGTACGAGATCCCCGCCAACCAGGGCTACACCGGCGGCAGGCAGACCCGCTGGCTGGATCGCCGGCTGGCCGAACTGCGGGCCACCGACGGCATCGACTTCCTCGTGGTGTTCTTCCACCACTGCGCCTTCTCCACGACCAACTCGCACGCCTCCGACGGCGGGGTGCGCGACGCCTGGCTGCCGCTGTTCGACAAGCACCAGGTGGACCTGGTCATCAACGGCCACAACCACATCTACGAGCGCACCGACGCCCTCAAGGCCGGCCGGGTCACCAAGAAGATGCCGATCGGGGAGAGCGTGGACACCACCCGCGAGGGCCTGGTGTACGTGACCGCGGGCGGCGCGGGGAGGGCCCTGTACGACTTCCCCGTGCCGGACAGCTACGAGGGCCACGTCAAGGACGTCGACCACGTCGACACCTACCACTGGGCCAAGGGCCAGGTGAAGAACAAGGACACCGTGGAGTGGTCCCGGGTCCGCTACACCGGCTTCTCCTTCATTGCCGTCGAGGTCTCGCCGGGCCACCGCCCGCGGATGAAGGTCACCGCCCTCGCCGAGTCCGGCGAGCGCATCGACCACTTCGAGGTGACCCGCTCGCCCGCGCGGTGA